One Anaerolineae bacterium genomic window, AAACCTGTTACAATCAACGCCTGCGCTCGACCAGGCCAGCAACCCATGTACCTGAGAACACCCAAACGCTACTCCGCCAAACGCCCCAAACGCCACCTGATCAACCTGCGCTGGTGGTGGCTGTACCTGCTGACGCCGATCGTGGTGGTAATCGGCGCTGGCATCTGGGATCAGCGGGCGATGTTCCAGGGGCCGATTGAGGCGGCGATCTGGGAGCAGATCAACGCTGCCCGCGATTACATCGCCACACAACAGGCCCCCACGCCGACGCCGACCGATTCGCCGTTCAACTACCTGACGGTGGCCAATGCCGCCTATCAGCGCGGGTCGATGGAGCAGGCCATCGACAACTATCGTCTGGCGGCGGCGGGCCTGCCCAACGATGTGGCGCTGCATGTGCGGCTGGCCCACCTGCTGACCACCGCCGGACGTCCAGAGGAGGGCGTTGCTGCCGCACAGGCAGCGATCAACGCTGATCCTTACAGCGCCGACGCCTGGGCGATCCACGGCATGGCCAACGAGTGGAAGGGGGACTTTGGCAAGGCGCTTTCCAGCCTTTACCGCGCCCTCGAACTGGATCCGCAAAATGCCGCCGCCTATGCCTTCCTGGCGGAAGCCTACATTGACATGGGCAAGGCTGCCGAAGCGCTGGAAGCCGCTGAAAAGGCGCTGGAACTGAACCCGCAGGACTTCAATGTCCAGCGCAACTATGGCTACGTGGCGGAATACACCGGCCAGTATGACGTAGCCATGCAGGCTTACGAGCGCGCCCTGCAACTGGAGCCTTCCCGCACCTATATTGCCTTCAACCTGGTCGATCTCTACCGGCGCGAGGGCGATCCGGAGAGCGCGGTACGGTTGTTGCGTGCGATCATCGATCGCAGCCCGGAAAACGCCCAGGCCTATGCCCGCCTGGCCAATATCCTGCTCAGCGACCTGGGCGAACAGGATCAGGCCCGCGACGCCGCTGAGCGCTGTGTGGCCATCGATCCCACCAGCGTGGCCTGCCTGGGCATCCTGGGATCGCTGCAACTGACCGCCGGGGAATACAACCTGTGCGCTCGCTCCTTTGACCGGGCCATTGAAGCGGGCAGCACCAATGCCCTGCATTACTATTACGCCGGGATGTGCCACATCGTGATCGATGATTGCGTCCGGGCGCGTGAAGTGTTACTGCGTGGCCTGGAACTGGCCCGTACCCTCCAGACCCAGACCGACATCCGCGACGCGCTGGCCCAGTGCCAGACGATCGTCACCCTGGCTCCGACTCCCACGTTGGAAGGCACACCGCCGGACTACGAGAGCCTTCTGACCGCCACGCCCGAAGCCGGGGAAAGCACGTCCTAGCCCCGCTCCGGCGGGAGCTCGCCGGCAGCGACGGGCTGGGGCGTGCTGCCCATCCCTAGCCGGCGCATCAGGGCCATATAGGCGGGCAAATCGACCATCACGCGCCAGTAGAAGTCGACCAGCGCGGGGACGATCCACTCGGCCAGCCAGGCCAGTCGGGCCTGTGGCCCGCCCCGTGCCACCACCCGCCGGTTATAGCGCACCGCATCCACAATCGCCCGCGCCGGGGCTACCGGCGCGTCAAAGTGCTCCAGCGGCCACAGCACACCGGCCCGCTGCAGGCCAATCTCATCGATGCCGGTGACCATCGGTGTCGTCGTCCAGGTCGGGTAGACCGATGTCAGGCGCACCCCCGTCCCGGCAACCTCTCGCCGGACAGCCAGCGTAAAGGCGTCCAGAGCGCGCCGCGTAGCGGTATAAACGGTCATGCCCGGTTCCGGCACCTGCCCGGCCATGCTGGTCACGTTGACGATATGCCCGCGCACACCGTCGGTGTCAGGCGGCTGGCGCAGCATGATGGCCAGCGCGCGCTGGGTCAGGCGGGCCGGGCCGGTGAAATTGACCGCCACCAGCGTCTGCACCCGTTCCGGCGGCACATCCACCAGCCAGCCGCCATAGGAGACGCCAGCGTTGTTGACCAGCACGTCGATCCGGCCCCATGCCGCCAGGACAGCCTGCAGCAGCGCCTCGCTATCATCTTCCCGGCTGATATCCGCCGGGATGGCCAGGGTCGGCGTGCCATAGACGGCCAGCGCCGCCTGTGTCCGGGCCAGCGGCTCCGCCCGGCGGGCGGCCAGGGCGACGCGCGCGCCTGCCGCCGCGAAGGCATGGGCTGTCGCCTGCCCGATTCCGGAGGACGCACCGGTGATGATCACTACTTTGTTTTTCAGGCTGACCGGGTGCTTCCGCCGGGTGCGCCGCCAGGCCAGCCACAGGCCCACCGCCGCGCCCAGCGCCGCTGCTGCTCGCTTCATGCCGCCTCCTGATTCGCCTGTCGAAACGGCCCTCATGATACCGCGAAGCCAGGCCCTGCCAAAAGAACGGCCGCAGGGGATGAGCCTGCGGCCGCCGACTGTCGAAACAGTCGTGGGGTGGGAGCGTCCCCCGCTATGGGCGACGCCCTTGGAGATGATGCGTCAGGCGGGGGACACCCCCTTTATCCCTAACATTCTGGATCACCTCCTTTCACTAACCCGACGATGATCCCAGTCTAGCACACATCTACCAGAAGTACCCTTAAGATTGGCTGAGCATCGCGTGCAGGATGCCCCCAGTCAGCGCGCGCCTTCAACGGTCGCCCAAACTGCGCCCTGCCGGATGTGACACGAAAAGGCGGCTCCCCCCTGGAAGCCGCCTTTGAGGCAGGCGCCGGGGCGCGGGATGACTCCGCGCCCCCAGCCCAGATCAGTCCGATCACTGCACCAGTTCGTAGCCCGCCGCCGCCCAGCCAGCCGAACCGACCGCCAGGCCACGCACATTGCTGTAGCCGGCCATGGCCAGGGCGTGCTGAGCCAGCGCCGTGCGGTGCCCCTCGCCGCCGTAGGCCACGATCGCGGCGTCCTTAGCCAGACCTTCCGCCACGAAACTGGCGAAGGCGCGGGTTGGCCAGTTGATTGCACCGGCGATGTGACCGGCGGCGTACTCATTCGGTTCGCGGGAGTCGATCAGGATGATCTCCTGCTCGGCCAGCGCCGTTGCCAGATCTTCCGGCGCGATGATGCCCCAGCCCTGCGGCAGAGCGGTGAAATAAGCGTTGACAGTCGTCCACACATCGGGGTCAACCGCCGGGAATGCGCCCGGCGTAGCAGTGGCCGGTTCGGTGACCTGCTCACCCGTCCAGGCCTTGAGGCCGCCGCGCAGGTTCATGACGTTGGTGTAGCCGAGCATGGTCAGGCCAAGCTGAGCGACCGCACCGCGATAGCCAACCCCGCAGTAGACCAGAATCGGTTCGTCGAACTCAGGCAGCAGCGCCAGGCTGGCCGGAACCTCCCGTAACGGGATATTGACCGCCCCGGCGATGTGTCCTTCGGCATACTCGTTGGCCTCGCGCACATCCAGGATGAACGCGCCGTCCATCGCCGCGGCGAAGTCAGCTTCGGCCAGAGTGCCAAAACCAGCCATTGAAGCGATCGTCTGTACCGCCTCAAAGGCCAGCGGCGCGACAACTTCCGCTTCCAGGACGGTGCCTTCCGGCAGTACGACTTCCGCCGCTGTACCGCCGACAACGGGATACTCCTCAGCAATCCAGCCGGCAATACCGCCCGCCAGGTTGCGCACGTTGTAGCCCAGCATCTGCAGGGCGACCATGGCGATCGTGCCACGCCCGCCAACCTTGCAGTAGACCACGATCTCTTTGTCTGCGGGCAACTTGTCCAGGTTGGCGGTCAGCTGGCGGATCGGAATGTGCACCGCACCCTCGATGTAGCCCAGTTCGTCCAGTTCAGCCTGCTCACGCACATCCAGCAGGAACAGGTCGGGCTTCTCCGCCAGTTCGCTCCACAGGTCGTCGGCGCTCACCTGCCCCCACCCCTGCGGCAGCACATTCTTCAGGTAGTTGTCCACCTCTGCCAGCAATGCCGGGTCGAACTCCGCCGGGCCGATCGGCTCAAACTCCACCGGCTCGGTCGCCACCGGATTACCCGCTTCCTTCCATGCCCCGAAGCCGCCCACCATGTTGCGTACATTGGTGTAGCCCATCATCTGCAGCACGGCCATCACAATCGTGCCGCGCGTCCCCTTGGCGCAGTACACCACGATCGGCTCGTCCAGGTCCGCCGGTAGCAGATCAAGCTTGTCGACCAACTCCCGTACTGGCACATTCACCGCACCGGGAATGTAGCCCTGTTCAGTCCATTCGCTGGCTTCCCGCACATCCAGCAGGAACAGGTCGGGGTTCTCCGCCAGTTCCGTCGCCAGATCATTGACGCTCACCATCCCGAAGCCCTGCGGCAGGTTGGGAATGTAAGCCTCAACGGCGGCCTGCAGGACACCCACGCCCTGGGCCAGGACGGGGGCGATACCGGTCAGCAGGAAGCTGACCAGAACCAGAAGTGTGATCAATCGTTTCGATGCCATTGTGACATTCTCCTTGCTGATGCGTATGCGTTGCCTTACTTGGGCGGAGACTTTGTAGGTCGACTTCCCCACATTTATGCGCTTCGCCTTACGGGGCGGAAAGCCGGAAGCTCTCCGCCCCGCCCGAAAACAGAGTCATTTGGCCGGTGGTACGTCCAGTGGATCAACCGTCGGCGCGGCAGTTGGCGCAGCAGACGGCACGTCCAGTGGGTCGACGGTCGGCGCAGCAGACGGTACGTCCAGCGGGTCGACAGTCGGTGCAGCGGGTGGCACGGCCAATGGATCCACCCCGGCAGGCGGCACGTCCAGCGGATCAGCGGTCGGGGCGGCAGCCGGCGCGACCGACGGTGCTGCGGTCTCTTCGCCTGGCAGCGGTACGCGGCGGTATTCCTCCGGCATCGGCGGCGCGCCCAGCACGATCACGCCCTGGTTGGCCGTTAACTCTTCCTCCCGGACTTTGTCCGGCGTCAGAAAGAGCGCGTTGTTGGTGTGGCAGCTTTCACAGCTGGCCGTCTGGGGCGTATTGCGCTGGATGTTGTGCGGTGTGGCATACGTCCAGGTTGGCAGGCTGTCAAAGTTGTTCAGGACATCCTCACCATACAGGCGGAAGAGATCCGGATAGGTCGGGACATGCCGCAACGGGACATAGCGGTAGGGCCGCTCGGCGCTACGGATCGGGTTGCGCCCGATGTAAAAGCCTATCTCCTCGTGCTGCAGCCGGTAGTAGGCGATGTCGTCTTCGGTGCGTTCCAGGTGGCAGTCGTAGCAGTTGATGTAACTGATCGAATGGCAAACCTGGCAGGACAGCACTTCGGTACCGTGCGCTTCGTGATAAGGGTTGCCGGAACCAATGCCGACCACGTCCCGGTGGCAGCTTTCGCAGGATGGCCCCTGCGGGCCGTCATAGCGGTGATCCCGGCTGGCGGTTATGGTGCCGTCTTCAGCGACGGTGACGTAGTCCGTACCGTGCATATCGCCGCCGGTGTGGCAATCGGTGCAAACCATGCGGACCGAACGCAGGTGGACATCAGCGGCCAGACCCTCATGCGCCCCCGTGTACTCGTTCTTGACCCGGCTGCCATGGCAGGCCGTGCACTGGCGACTCATCGACGGCGTGCGGTTGAAGACATGGCCGTCGATCAGGCCACCGCCAACGCTGGTCGGCTGGCTGATGTGGCACTGGCCACAGGTGGTGTGGCAGTTCTGGCAGTGATACTCCTGCCCCGCCTCGATCGCGGGGTGGTTCTCCGGCATGCTGCGCTGGTAAAGGACGGTATCATACCCGGCCAGGTTGTTGTGCAGGCTGTATGCCTGGAAGGGCGCGATATCCGGGTGGCATGCCCCGCAGGCAGCCTCCGCATCAACGGACGGATCGCGGACAACGCCCACATGCGCCGCCGCTTTATCGGCCAGGTTCCGCCCGCCATGGCAATCGATGCAGGAAATGTAGCCGTGCACTGTGCCGAGCAACGCCTCAGGATCGATCAGGACCTTCTCCCATACCTCCAACGGAGGCACACTCCCCCCTCAGCCAGAGCCTTCGCTGAGCGAAGGCGGCGCCTCCTCCTCTTCAGCCAGGAGCTGGAGCTGCGCAGCGTCGCTGTGGCAGGCAATGCAATTGGAATCGGGCCGCGTCTCGGCGGGGAGCAGGGCCACAGCCGGCGCAGCCTGATCAGCCCCGGCAGCTTCCGCCTGGTCGGGGGCAACCTCCGCAGACGGCGCTGGCGTCGGCGTGGGGGACTGCGCCGCTTCCGCCCGCTGGGACGCACAGCCGGCGGCCACAAGCAGGGCCAGCACAGCCAGGATAAGCACGGTATAGCGTGATCGGTTCACGAGACTGTCCCTCTTGCTGACGGCGATCGGACGAGACGTTCCCGGCAGACAGGTCACCGGGTGTGCCGGATCACAGCGGAAACCAAATTGGAGTAAACAAGTGTACTTTGTTCCAATTTTCACAATACAATTATACGGTAAATCTTATAACGCTCAACCTGTTGCATAAAGAATATTTATATCACTTGCTTATGATGATGTATAACGGAATCAAATTCAAAGTGACTTCCATCATATTGAATTGCTGATGCAAAGCTTGTTATCATTTTCACGAGAGGAATGAACAGAATCGGCCATGCTGGATATCTACGAACTTCAGATTTTTCTGGCTGCGGCGGAAACAGGCAGTTTTTCCGGCGCTGGTCGCCGCCTGCAGATGTCCCAACCAGCGATCAGCATGCAGATCCGCTCGCTGGAAAAGCGGCTGGGGGTGGAATTGTTCAGCCGCGCCGGGCGGCACATTCAGCTCACCGAGGCTGGTGAAGCGCTGGTGCCGATGGCCCGCGAACTGGTCAACCTGTCCATCCGTACCGAAGAGGCTATTGCCTCCCTGCAGGGGGAAGTAGTCGGCCTGCTCA contains:
- a CDS encoding tetratricopeptide repeat protein, which encodes MYLRTPKRYSAKRPKRHLINLRWWWLYLLTPIVVVIGAGIWDQRAMFQGPIEAAIWEQINAARDYIATQQAPTPTPTDSPFNYLTVANAAYQRGSMEQAIDNYRLAAAGLPNDVALHVRLAHLLTTAGRPEEGVAAAQAAINADPYSADAWAIHGMANEWKGDFGKALSSLYRALELDPQNAAAYAFLAEAYIDMGKAAEALEAAEKALELNPQDFNVQRNYGYVAEYTGQYDVAMQAYERALQLEPSRTYIAFNLVDLYRREGDPESAVRLLRAIIDRSPENAQAYARLANILLSDLGEQDQARDAAERCVAIDPTSVACLGILGSLQLTAGEYNLCARSFDRAIEAGSTNALHYYYAGMCHIVIDDCVRAREVLLRGLELARTLQTQTDIRDALAQCQTIVTLAPTPTLEGTPPDYESLLTATPEAGESTS
- a CDS encoding SDR family NAD(P)-dependent oxidoreductase, with the protein product MKRAAAALGAAVGLWLAWRRTRRKHPVSLKNKVVIITGASSGIGQATAHAFAAAGARVALAARRAEPLARTQAALAVYGTPTLAIPADISREDDSEALLQAVLAAWGRIDVLVNNAGVSYGGWLVDVPPERVQTLVAVNFTGPARLTQRALAIMLRQPPDTDGVRGHIVNVTSMAGQVPEPGMTVYTATRRALDAFTLAVRREVAGTGVRLTSVYPTWTTTPMVTGIDEIGLQRAGVLWPLEHFDAPVAPARAIVDAVRYNRRVVARGGPQARLAWLAEWIVPALVDFYWRVMVDLPAYMALMRRLGMGSTPQPVAAGELPPERG